A genome region from Cutaneotrichosporon cavernicola HIS019 DNA, chromosome: 5 includes the following:
- the SUP35 gene encoding uncharacterized protein (Elongation factor Tu C-terminal domain) produces MSGQPPYNPNAFEFRPGQSFVPRAQQQGQQGQQGQQQPYDQYAAYGGAPYDQQQGYPQPGYPQPGGYGQYPQQGGYQQYQGQGYQQPQQPQQPQQRAYQPPARQGFQPPSFGGAPKAAPSLSIGGGSKPAPSLKIGGGSKPAPSLSIGKPAAKPAASLKIGGDGPKQTLSIGKKADDSKSATPSKPSTPAPEAKVAKTETPEPKAEAPVPKAAATPAASSAAPSGTSTPNFTKASAKHDADAVHKEMAAAGQDALRDLYGTEEADPNIKSHLNIIFTGHVDAGKSTMGGQLMVLTGAVDKRTLDKLGQEAKAAGRENWYLSWALDQNKEERAQGKTIEVGRSYFESEKRRYTILDAPGHKTFVPNMIQGAAQADVALLVLSARKGEFETGFERDGQTREHAMLIKNNGINKLVLVVNKMDDPTVQWDKARFEEIKAKITPFLKSVGFNPKTDLTFIPVSAQMGQNMKDRVDNKTAPWSEGPSLLEYLDSMEVLDRDVNAPFMLPVSEKFNELGTMVMGKIESGRVRKGDTLLLMPNKRSVEVAAIFTETGDELDVAFCGDNIRMRIRGINDDEVQPGYVLTSPSKPVKAVTAFKADLSIIETQNIITSGYTCVLHVHTATEEVTLAALLHYYDKKTRRKSKKPPQFAKVGMLVSVLIETNAPLCIERWQDYKMLGRFTLRDQGKTIAIGKVTKLIEKDDMPDVGGLKV; encoded by the exons ATGTCTGGACAGCCGCCCTATAACCCGAACGCCTTCGAGTTCCGCCCCGGCCAGAGCTTTGTCCCCAGAGCCCAGCAGCAGGGCCAGCAGGGCCAGCAaggccagcagcagccgtACGACCAGTACGCCGCgtacggcggcgcgccgtACGACCAGCAGCAGGGTTACCCCCAGCCGGGCTACCCCCAGCCGGGAGGCTACGGACAGTACCCTCAGCAGGGCGGATACCAGCAGTACCAGGGCCAGGGGTACCAGCAGCCTCAGCAGCCTCAGCAGCCCCAGCAGCGGGCGTACCAGCCTCCTGCGCGGCAGGGGTTCCAGCCGCCGTCGTTCGGTGGTGCACCCAAGGCCGCTCCAAGCCTTAGCATTGGCGGCGGCTCCAAGCCTGCACCGAGCCTCAAGATTGGTGGCGGATCCAAGCCCGCTCCGAGCCTGAGCATCGGCAAGCCTGCGGCCAAGCCCGCGGCGTCGCTCAAGATCGGTGGCGACGGGCCCAAGCAGACCCTCTCCATTGGCAAGAAGGCAGACGACTCCAAGTCTGCGACGCCCTCCAAGCCCTCCACCCCGGCTCCGGAAGCCAAGGTCGCGAAGACTGAGACTCCCGagcccaaggccgaggcgcccGTCCCCAAGGCTGCTGCTACACCCGCTGCCTCGTCTGCTGCTCCCAGCGGAACGTCGACCCCCAACTTCACCAAGGCTTCGGCTAAGCATGACGCCGATGCGGTTCACAAGGAGATGGCGGCCGCGGGCCAGGACGCCCTCAGAGACCTGTACGGCACCGAAGAGGCGGACCCCAACATCAAGTCGCACCTGAACATCATCTTCACGGGCCACGTCGACGCAGGCAAGTCGACCATGGGTGGTCAGCTCATGGTGCTCACTGGTGCGGTCGACAAGCGCACACTCGACAAGCTGGGTCAGGAAGCCAAGGCGGCCGGTCGCGAGAACTGGTACCTGTCGTGGGCCCTCGACCAgaacaaggaggagcgcgcgcagGGCAAGACGATTGAGGTCGGTCGCTCGTACTTTGAGTCGGAGAAGCGGCGGTACACGATCCTTGACGCGCCAGGCCACAAGACGTTTGTGCCCAACATGATCCAGGGTGCTGCGCAGGCCGATGTTGCGCTGCTTGTTTTGTCGGCGCGTAAGGGCGAGTTTGAGACTGGTTtcgagcgcgacgggcaGACGCGCGAGCACGCCATGCTCATCAAGAACAACGGTATCAacaagctcgtcctcgttgtcAACAAGATGGACGACCCGACTGTCCAGTGGGACAAGGCGCGCTTCGAGGAGATTAAGGCCAAGATCACGCCCTTCCTCAAGTCGGTCGGCTTCAACCCCAAGACGGACCTGACGTTCATCCCCGTGTCGGCGCAGATGGGCCAGAACATGAAGGACAGGGTCGACAATAAGACCGCGCCTTGGTCCGAGGGCCCGTCGCTCCTCGAGTACCTTGACAGCATGGAGGTGCTGGACCGCGACGTCAACGCGCCATTCATGCTCCCCGTGTCGGAGAAGTtcaacgagctcggcacAATGGTCATGGGCAAGATCGAGTCCGGCCGCGTGCGCAAGGGCGACACACTCCTTCTCATGCCCAACAAGCGGTCCGTTGAAGTGGCCGCAATTTTCACCGAGACGggcgatgagctcgacgtcgcgtTCTGCGGTGACAACATCCGCATGCGTATCCGTGGCatcaacgacgacgaggttcAGCCTGGCTACGtcctcacctcgccctcgaagCCTGTCAAGGCCGTTACGGCGTTCAAGGCCGACCTGTCCATCATTGAGACCCAGAACATTATCACCTCGGGCTACACCTGTGTGCTGCACGTCCACACTgcgaccgaggaggtgACGCTTGCG GCCCTGCTCCACTACTACGACAAGAAGACGCGCCGCAAGTCCAAGAAGCCTCCCCAGTTCGCCAAGGTCGGCATGCTTGTGTCGGTGCTCATTGAGACGAACGCGCCGCTCTGCATCGAGCGCTGGCAGGACTACAAGATGCTCGGCCGGTTCACTCTGCGCGACCAGGGGAAAACT atTGCTATCGGCAAGGTCACCAAGCTcatcgagaaggacgacaTGCCCGACGTCGGTGGCCTCAAGGTTTAA